From the Chloroflexota bacterium genome, the window GTACCCAATGCCCGCCGCGACGATCACCATCAAATCGCCGTCCTTCAAGCGCCCTTGCTTCAACGCTCCGACAATCGAGAACATGGCGTCTTGCTCGCCGGTGTGTCCGTACTCGGACAGGTACACCGATTGGTCTTCACGCAGACCCAGGCGTTCGAGCATCTCGCGGTGCGCCGAGGGTTTGATGAGCAAGATGTTTGCGAAACCCAGGTCGGCGCGCGTGTACGGCGTGCCACCCGGTTTCGTCCCGCTCTTGCGTAACGCCTCGTCCACACACTTGAGCCAATTATCCATCGAGACTGCGTTCAAGCGATTCTTCATCGCGTCCGGTTCGACCAAATCGAAATAGAACAATCCTTGCTCGCGCGATGAATCAGTCGGCGGTTGCACCGTGCCGCTCGCCGGGACAATCGCGTGCTTGCTCATAAAGCCGTCCGCGATCAAATGCGTGCCGAGCACATGATTGCGCTCCCAGTTTTTGCGCAGGAGCATTGCGCCGCCGCCCGCGCCAATGTTCCACATGAACGACGTGCGCGCGTTACGCAGATTGATGAAATCGGACACCTTGTAGCCGCCCGCGATCAAAATCGTGTTGATTTCCGGATCGGCGATCATCATATCCTTGGCAAGTTTCAGCGCGTTGACCGTCGTCGCGCAACGCGTGTGCAGGTCCATCGCCCACGCGCGTGTCGCGCCGATTTGGTATGCGAGGTCAATGCCGGCGGTCCAGAGCAAATACTCTTTCCACTCTTCGGTCGTGCACAGCACCACGTCAATTTCTTCGGGCGGGATATTTGTTTGTGCCAAGCAATCGAACGCCGCCTTGATGCCCATTTCGTTCGGGTGCTCGTTTTCATCGCCGATGAATTTGCGGTGAATGCCCATCTTGTCGCGAATGACCGCTTCGGGCACGCCGCTGATTTCCGCGATCTCTTTCGACGTGATAAATTTTTTCGGCGAGTACGTGCCGACGCTGACGATGCCGACGGTGGGTTGGTTCTGTGTCATACTAACTCGTCTCAACCACAGAGCGCACAGAGAACACGGAGAAATTCTATTTTTTCTCTGTGCCCTTTGTGCGCTCGGTGGTGAAAATAAAATTGCCGACAGGCACATAGCGCGCGATAAACGCTACGGCGTCGGCAAAATCCGTGAAATTGATTTCCGTATTCGATTGAACGTGAACGACCACCCCGCGCCACGCGTGCGCATCCGGCGATGCGCCGTCATCCGGCGTATCGTGCACAAAACGCAACACGAACGATTCCACCCGCGGGCTTTCGAACGACAACGCTGTCCTCCTGCGCTAATCAATAGCACAGGACGGTTACAAATGAGTTACAACTTATGACGAACGTCACGGCGCGCCGATGACGCCTAGCACTGCCGCCGCGCGCCGAGTCGCCGTAAAATGCGAGTGAAAGCGAGGCGAGCGATGGCAAACCAACTTATCGAAATCGAGCATTTGGTGAAGGATTATTCAACCGGCGCGGGTTCGGTACGCGTGCTCAACGATGTATCACTGAGCGTCAACACCGGCGAGTTCGTCGCCGTCGTCGGACCGAGCGGGTCGGGCAAGTCCACACTCATCAACATGCTCACCGGCATTGACCGCCCGACGAGCGGCACGATCACCGTCGCCGGGACGCGCGTCAACGCGATGAGCGAGAATCAAATGGCGCGTTGGCGCGGACGTAACATCGGCGTCATCTTCCAGTTCTTTCAACTTTTGCCAACACTCACGATTCTGGAAAATGTGATGCTGCCGATGGATTTCTGCAACGCGTATCCGTTGCGCGAACGTAAACCGCGCGCGTTGGATTTACTCGCGCAAGTCGGGCTTGCCGACCAAGCATACAAACTGCCGAGCGCGGTCAGCGGCGGACAACAACAACGCGCCGCGATTGCGCGTGCGCTCGCGAACGATCCGCCGCTCCTCGTCGGCGACGAACCGACCGGCAACCTCGACAGCAAAACCGCCGACCAGGTCTTTGCGCTGTTTGGCGATTTGACCGCGCGCGGCAAGACGCTCGTGATGATCACGCACGACCGCGAGTTGGCGAAGCGCATTCCGCGCGTCGTGCGCGTGCAGGACGGGCGTGTGATCAACGCGTAATGACCCCACCCTACCCTCCCCTTGCCAAGGGGAGGGAAAGGGAGGGGTGATTCCGAAGGAAGTACAAAATGCTAGACTCACTCCACACCATCCGCTTCAAAACACTGC encodes:
- a CDS encoding 3-oxoacyl-ACP synthase, whose product is MTQNQPTVGIVSVGTYSPKKFITSKEIAEISGVPEAVIRDKMGIHRKFIGDENEHPNEMGIKAAFDCLAQTNIPPEEIDVVLCTTEEWKEYLLWTAGIDLAYQIGATRAWAMDLHTRCATTVNALKLAKDMMIADPEINTILIAGGYKVSDFINLRNARTSFMWNIGAGGGAMLLRKNWERNHVLGTHLIADGFMSKHAIVPASGTVQPPTDSSREQGLFYFDLVEPDAMKNRLNAVSMDNWLKCVDEALRKSGTKPGGTPYTRADLGFANILLIKPSAHREMLERLGLREDQSVYLSEYGHTGEQDAMFSIVGALKQGRLKDGDLMVIVAAGIGYVWAAGVVQWGKVVR
- a CDS encoding ABC transporter ATP-binding protein, which gives rise to MANQLIEIEHLVKDYSTGAGSVRVLNDVSLSVNTGEFVAVVGPSGSGKSTLINMLTGIDRPTSGTITVAGTRVNAMSENQMARWRGRNIGVIFQFFQLLPTLTILENVMLPMDFCNAYPLRERKPRALDLLAQVGLADQAYKLPSAVSGGQQQRAAIARALANDPPLLVGDEPTGNLDSKTADQVFALFGDLTARGKTLVMITHDRELAKRIPRVVRVQDGRVINA